One Clupea harengus chromosome 3, Ch_v2.0.2, whole genome shotgun sequence DNA window includes the following coding sequences:
- the cd9a gene encoding CD9 molecule a isoform X2 has product MGLDGGYRCLKYLMFFFNVLFWLAGSAVFAVGLWLRFDSKTKGLFEGEGSPSVFFTGVYILIAAGALMMVVGFLGCCGAIQESPCMLGLFFFFLLVIFAMEVAAGIWGFSNQSKVVDDITQFYRQTIQNYKEHRQEALKKTLILIQHGLNCCGPSGGSFELDTETCPKRQGLDEFITKSCPDAIDEVFNSKLHIIGGVGIGIGVVMVFGMLFSMMLCCAIRKTREIV; this is encoded by the exons ATGGGGCTCGATGGAGGTTACAGATGTTTAAAATACCTGATGTTTTTCTTCAACGTTCTTTTTTGG ttgGCAGGCTCAGCTGTGTTTGCGGTTGGACTCTGGCTCCGCTTTGACTCCAAAACCAAAGGCTTGTTTGAAGGAGAGGGCTCGCCGTCTGTCTTCTTCAcag gtgtgtataTTCTGATTGCTGCAGGAGCTCTGATGATGGTGGTTGGTTTCCTGGGTTGCTGTGGAGCCATTCAAGAATCACCCTGCATGCTAGGACTG ttcttcttcttcctgctgGTCATCTTTGCCATGGAGGTGGCTGCAGGAATCTGGGGCTTCTCCAATCAGAGCAAG gtgGTGGATGATATCACTCAGTTTTACAGGCAGACCATTCAAAACTACAAAGAGCACCGCCAGGAGGCCCTGAAGAAGACTCTCATTCTCATACAGCATGGG ctgAACTGCTGTGGTCCGTCTGGTGGTTCGTTTGAGTTGGACACTGAGACCTGTCCCAAGAGGCAGGGCCTGGATGAATTCATCACCAAG agCTGCCCCGACGCCATCGACGAAGTCTTCAACTCCAAACTCCACATCATCGGCGGAGTGGGCATCGGCATCGGGGTTGTCATG GTCTTTGGGATGCTCTTCAGCATGATGCTCTGTTGTGCCATCAGAAAAACTCGTGAGATTGTGTGA
- the cd9a gene encoding CD9 molecule a isoform X1 produces MAALTGGEMCVKYLMFAFNFIFWLAGSAVFAVGLWLRFDSKTKGLFEGEGSPSVFFTGVYILIAAGALMMVVGFLGCCGAIQESPCMLGLFFFFLLVIFAMEVAAGIWGFSNQSKVVDDITQFYRQTIQNYKEHRQEALKKTLILIQHGLNCCGPSGGSFELDTETCPKRQGLDEFITKSCPDAIDEVFNSKLHIIGGVGIGIGVVMVFGMLFSMMLCCAIRKTREIV; encoded by the exons ATGGCGGCACTGACAGgaggggaaatgtgtgtgaaataccTCATGTTCGCCTTCAATTTCATCTTCTGG ttgGCAGGCTCAGCTGTGTTTGCGGTTGGACTCTGGCTCCGCTTTGACTCCAAAACCAAAGGCTTGTTTGAAGGAGAGGGCTCGCCGTCTGTCTTCTTCAcag gtgtgtataTTCTGATTGCTGCAGGAGCTCTGATGATGGTGGTTGGTTTCCTGGGTTGCTGTGGAGCCATTCAAGAATCACCCTGCATGCTAGGACTG ttcttcttcttcctgctgGTCATCTTTGCCATGGAGGTGGCTGCAGGAATCTGGGGCTTCTCCAATCAGAGCAAG gtgGTGGATGATATCACTCAGTTTTACAGGCAGACCATTCAAAACTACAAAGAGCACCGCCAGGAGGCCCTGAAGAAGACTCTCATTCTCATACAGCATGGG ctgAACTGCTGTGGTCCGTCTGGTGGTTCGTTTGAGTTGGACACTGAGACCTGTCCCAAGAGGCAGGGCCTGGATGAATTCATCACCAAG agCTGCCCCGACGCCATCGACGAAGTCTTCAACTCCAAACTCCACATCATCGGCGGAGTGGGCATCGGCATCGGGGTTGTCATG GTCTTTGGGATGCTCTTCAGCATGATGCTCTGTTGTGCCATCAGAAAAACTCGTGAGATTGTGTGA
- the kbtbd4 gene encoding kelch repeat and BTB domain-containing protein 4: protein MEHGDEGGLSVGGSVGEDNYFQGYTFTDRSHSSRLVKSIMDLCLEDGLFADVTVLVDGKEFQLHRLVLSAQSSFFRSMFTSNLRETHDRNVELKDVSARVFQLLVDYIYHGTIKLRVEDLQDTYEMADMYQLTALFEECSRFLSRTVEVKNCLQVMWLADRHSDQELYTAAKHCAKIHLPQLHQTEEFLNLPLRLLIDIIKDGVPSSQNPKVAIGAWINHNKVEREEFASVLQDSLKEIGENVHIYLIGKEETRTHSLAVSLHCDEGDVISIGGQNSLCHQITAACKHGGDLYVVGGSIPRRMWKCNMHTMDWERCAPLPRDRLHHALVSVPAEDAIYSLGGKTLQDILSNAVIYYTVQDNMWTETSQLDTAVSGAAGVNLAGTIYLLGGEENDMDFFTKPSRLIQCFDTATQCCHIKPYMLPFAGPMHAAAHKDLIFVVAEGDSLVCYNPLLDSFTRLRFPEVWSCVPSLWKVASCNGCIYVFRDKCKKGDANTLKFNPATSVVTVIKGIKILLTNWQFVLA, encoded by the exons ATGGAGCATGGCGACGAGGGAGGTCTGAGCGTCGGGGGCTCGGTGGGAGAAGACAACTACTTTCAGGGGTACACCTTCACCGATCGCTCTCACTCCAGTCGGTTGGTGAAGAGCATCATGGACTTGTGTCTAGAAGACGGGCTATTCGCAGATGTCACCGTGCTGGTCGACGGCAAAGAGTTCCAGCTTCATCGTCTGGTTCTCTCTGCGCAGAGCAGCTTTTTCCGCTCCATGTTCACATCCAATCTACGGGAGACGCACGACCGCAACGTTGAACTAAAAGACGTCAGTGCGCGCGTATTCCAGTTGCTGGTGGACTACATCTACCACGGGACCATCAAACTGCGGGTGGAGGACCTCCAAGACACCTACGAGATGGCTGACATGTACCAGCTCACCGCTCTTTTCGAGGAATGCTCACGCTTTCTCTCGCGTACTGTAGAGGTCAAAAATTGTTTACAG GTTATGTGGCTGGCTGACCGACACAGTGACCAAGAGCTCTACACAGCAGCCAAACACTGTGCAAAAATCCACCTGCCTCAGCTCCATCAAACAGAGGAGTTTCTAAACCTTCCCTTGCGCCTTCTCATAGATATAATCAAAG ATGGCGTCCCAAGCTCTCAGAATCCGAAGGTTGCCATTGGGGCCTGGATAAACCACAACAAGGTGGAGAGGGAAGAGTTTGCCAGTGTGCTCCAGGACAGCCTTAAG GAGATAGGGGAGAACGTGCACATCTACCTGATCGGTAAGGAGGAGACACGGACGCACTCCCTGGCGGTGTCGTTACACTGCGACGAGGGCGACGTGATCAGCATCGGCGGCCAGAACAGCCTGTGCCACCAGATCACGGCCGCCTGCAAGCACGGGGGCGACCTGTACGTGGTGGGGGGGTCCATCCCGCGGCGCATGTGGAAGTGCAACATGCACACCATGGACTGGGAGCGCTGCGCCCCCCTCCCTCGCGACCGCCTGCACCACGCTCTCGTCTCCGTGCCCGCCGAGGACGCCATCTACTCGCTGGGGGGGAAGACGCTGCAGGACATCCTGTCCAACGCCGTCATCTACTACACCGTGCAGGACAACATGTGGACGGAGACCAGCCAGCTGGACACGGCCGTGTCCGGCGCCGCCGGTGTTAACCTGGCCGGGACCATCTACCTGCTGGGCGGCGAGGAGAACGACATGGACTTCTTCACCAAGCCGTCGCGGCTCATCCAGTGTTTCGACACGGCGACCCAGTGCTGCCACATTAAGCCCTACATGCTGCCGTTCGCCGGCCCGATGCACGCCGCCGCGCACAAGGACCTGATCTTCGTGGTGGCGGAGGGCGACTCGCTGGTGTGCTACAACCCGCTGCTGGACAGCTTCACGCGGCTGCGCTTCCCCGAGGTGTGGAGCTGCGTGCCCTCGCTCTGGAAGGTGGCCAGCTGCAACGGCTGCATCTACGTCTTCAGGGACAAGTGCAAGAAGGGCGACGCCAACACCCTCAAGTTCAACCCCGCCACCTCGGTTGTGACCGTCATCAAAGGCATCAAGATCCTCCTCACAAACTGGCAGTTTGTGCTGGCGTGA